The Limanda limanda chromosome 13, fLimLim1.1, whole genome shotgun sequence genome has a window encoding:
- the tmem275a gene encoding transmembrane protein 275, with the protein MVITDRTNGTPVPKKESQKKKRRKSRPHGLPSPALCCACGLCIMLAGLNITLVGAFAFSTLVPSANPPIIIGPILLLVAFSFFGACCVCSRLPPPHSSRRSKVGGRGTGMMGHGGLTGGAAFEIETSEHTLQDTTAVQLSPESSPGSSRASSPEREPPDAAPPSFCKVFTMEANGPSSIAATAAYSASTVPGGEVRLNLPREDVVA; encoded by the coding sequence ATGGTCATCACCGATAGAACCAACGGCACCCCTGTGCCTAAAAAGGAgtcccagaagaagaagaggaggaagtctCGCCCTCATGGCCTTCCCTCTCCGGCTCTCTGCTGTGCCTGTGGCCTATGCATCATGCTGGCTGGACTCAACATCACTCTGGTGGGAGCGTTTGCCTTCAGCACACTGGTGCCTTCTGCCAATCCCCCCATCATCATCGGACCTATCCTACTGCTGGTGGCCTTCTCCTTTTTCGGGGCCTGTTGCGTCTGCAGCCGCCTCCCACCTCCCCACAGCTCGCGGAGGTCAAAGGTGGGAGGCAGGGGCACGGGGATGATGGGACACGGCGGGCTGACTGGCGGGGCAGCATTTGAAATTGAGACCAGCGAGCACACGCTGCAGGACACTACAGCTGTGCAGCTCAGCCCCGAATCGTCCCCTGGGTCGTCCCGGGCGTCCAGCCCAGAGAGGGAGCCTCCCGATGCAGCCCCACCAAGCTTCTGCAAGGTCTTCACCATGGAGGCCAACGGACCTTCTTCTATTGCCGCCACTGCAGCCTACTCGGCCTCCACAGTGCCGGGAGGGGAGGTGAGGCTCAACCTGCCGCGTGAAGACGTGGTCGCCTAG
- the kncn gene encoding kinocilin: MNPVSVGQYHGLRVGSGLLGIVAGCIIIGVSRECDADAVGGIFLGAGGLGLLISIYPFVKAWLNLNNILPSFGNFRVHPTAANPAPEQPIETLRREVTQSQLNLERCKSRMGTFVEGGPMAETSPEEGTSSEMPDVLSRRKQKQSSSDQDLP, translated from the exons ATGAACCCTGTTAGCGTTGGGCAGTACCATGGGCTACGGGTGGGCTCAGGCCTGCTCGGCATTGTGGCAGGATGCATCATCATCGGGGTGTCCAGGGAGTGTGATGCCGATGCTGTGGGAGGCATCTTCCTGGGAGCAGGGGGCCTCG GCCTGCTCATATCGATATACCCCTTCGTAAAAGCTTGGCTGAACCTCAACAATATTCTCCCATCCTTTG GAAACTTCAGAGTTCATCCCACGGCTGCCAATCCTGCCCCGGAACAACCGATAGAAACTCTCAGACGAGAAG TGACTCAGAGTCAACTAAATCTGGAACGTTGTAAGAGTCGTATGGGAACCTTTGTGGAGGGCGGACCAATGGCCGAGACCAGCCCAGAAGAGGG GACGTCTTCAGAGATGCCAGACGTCTTGTCTCGGCGGAAACAGAAACAATCCTCCTCTGATCAAGACCTGCCTTGA